The following proteins come from a genomic window of Pseudomonas sp. J452:
- the gmhB gene encoding D-glycero-beta-D-manno-heptose 1,7-bisphosphate 7-phosphatase translates to MKLLILDRDGVINYDSDAYIKSLEEWLPLPGAVEAIARLSKAGWIVAVATNQSGLARGYYDLATLDAMHARLRELVAEQGGEVGLIVHCPHGPDDGCACRKPKPGMLEQIATHYGTELAGVWFVGDSRGDLDAALAVHCQPVLVKTGKGERTLSKPLPAGTLIFDDLAAIADQLLL, encoded by the coding sequence ATGAAGCTGCTGATCCTCGACCGCGACGGCGTGATCAATTACGACTCCGACGCCTACATCAAGTCGCTGGAGGAGTGGCTGCCACTGCCCGGCGCGGTCGAGGCCATCGCCCGCCTGAGCAAGGCCGGTTGGATCGTGGCCGTGGCCACTAATCAGTCCGGCCTGGCACGCGGTTACTACGACCTGGCCACGCTCGACGCCATGCACGCGCGCCTGCGTGAGCTGGTGGCAGAGCAGGGCGGCGAAGTCGGCCTGATCGTGCACTGCCCGCACGGCCCGGACGATGGCTGTGCCTGCCGCAAGCCCAAGCCGGGTATGCTCGAGCAGATTGCCACGCACTACGGCACAGAACTGGCAGGCGTCTGGTTCGTCGGCGACAGCCGTGGTGACCTCGACGCCGCGCTGGCCGTCCATTGCCAGCCCGTACTGGTAAAAACCGGCAAGGGCGAACGCACCCTGAGCAAACCATTGCCAGCGGGAACCCTGATATTCGATGATCTGGCGGCCATCGCCGATCAGCTTCTTCTCTAG
- a CDS encoding 1-acyl-sn-glycerol-3-phosphate acyltransferase — MTTVQALRTFLFYLLLSSSSFFWCILCVFIAPFLPFRARYRFVIQAWCRCATWLAKTVVGLRYEVEGLENIPQQPCVVLAKHQSTWETFYLSALFEPLSQVVKRELLYVPFFGWAMAMLKPIAIDRSNPKAALKQLAKQGHERLGQGAWVLIFPEGTRIPPGQIGKFSRGGTSLAVNAGLPVLPIAHNAGEFWPKHGWAKYPGTIKVVIGPVMHAEGSGPRAIAELNERAFAWVQQTQQRISGVPMQSTATETPEVV, encoded by the coding sequence ATGACGACAGTGCAGGCCCTCAGAACTTTCCTCTTCTACCTGCTGCTGTCCTCCAGCTCCTTCTTCTGGTGCATCCTCTGCGTGTTCATCGCGCCTTTTCTGCCGTTTCGCGCGCGCTACCGTTTCGTCATCCAGGCCTGGTGCCGCTGCGCCACCTGGCTGGCAAAAACCGTGGTGGGCCTGCGCTACGAAGTCGAAGGCCTGGAGAACATCCCGCAGCAGCCTTGCGTGGTCCTCGCCAAGCACCAGAGCACCTGGGAAACCTTCTACCTGTCCGCGCTGTTCGAGCCGCTGTCGCAGGTGGTCAAGCGCGAGCTGCTCTACGTGCCATTCTTCGGCTGGGCGATGGCCATGCTCAAGCCCATCGCCATCGACCGCAGCAATCCCAAGGCGGCGCTCAAGCAACTGGCCAAGCAGGGCCATGAACGCCTGGGGCAGGGCGCCTGGGTGCTGATCTTCCCGGAAGGCACGCGCATCCCGCCGGGGCAGATCGGCAAGTTCTCCCGCGGCGGCACCTCGCTGGCGGTGAATGCCGGCCTGCCGGTGCTGCCGATTGCCCATAACGCCGGCGAGTTCTGGCCCAAGCACGGCTGGGCCAAATACCCGGGCACTATCAAGGTGGTGATCGGCCCGGTGATGCATGCCGAGGGCAGTGGCCCACGGGCGATTGCCGAACTCAACGAGCGCGCCTTCGCCTGGGTGCAGCAGACCCAGCAGCGGATTTCCGGCGTGCCCATGCAGAGCACGGCGACAGAAACGCCCGAAGTGGTCTGA
- a CDS encoding CDP-alcohol phosphatidyltransferase family protein yields the protein MLSIYQLKPRFQNLLRPGVQRLFDRGVTANQVTLAAGIISLLLGVLLAVFISHVWLFALIPLWMLLRMALNAVDGMLAREFGQQSKLGAYLNELCDVIADSALYLPFALLPGVSPLLVVLVVLFAVISEYAGVLGPMVGSGRRYDGPMGKSDRAFCFGVLGAGVACGLLAASWINGLLAVILALLLYTLCNRVRQGLAEATQPS from the coding sequence ATGCTGTCGATCTACCAGCTCAAACCGCGTTTCCAGAATCTGCTGCGTCCCGGCGTACAACGCCTGTTCGATCGCGGCGTCACCGCCAACCAGGTGACCCTAGCCGCCGGCATCATTTCGCTGCTGCTCGGTGTGCTCCTCGCCGTCTTTATCAGCCACGTCTGGCTGTTCGCCCTGATCCCGCTGTGGATGCTGCTGCGCATGGCGCTGAATGCCGTGGATGGCATGCTCGCCCGCGAGTTCGGCCAGCAGTCCAAGCTCGGCGCCTACCTCAACGAACTGTGCGACGTGATCGCCGACAGTGCCCTGTACCTGCCGTTCGCCCTGCTGCCTGGAGTTTCGCCGCTGCTGGTGGTGCTGGTGGTGCTGTTCGCCGTGATCAGCGAATACGCCGGCGTGCTCGGCCCGATGGTCGGTTCCGGCCGGCGCTACGACGGGCCCATGGGCAAGAGCGACCGCGCCTTCTGCTTCGGCGTGCTGGGTGCCGGTGTGGCGTGCGGTCTGCTGGCGGCGTCTTGGATAAACGGGCTGCTCGCAGTGATTCTGGCCCTGTTGCTGTACACCCTGTGCAACCGCGTGCGCCAAGGTCTGGCCGAGGCGACACAACCCTCCTGA